From one Rattus norvegicus strain BN/NHsdMcwi chromosome 7, GRCr8, whole genome shotgun sequence genomic stretch:
- the Adamtsl5 gene encoding ADAMTS-like protein 5 isoform X12 — protein sequence MLTQDCPPGAIPFRDLQCSLYNGHPVLGTQKTYQWVPFHGAPNLCDLNCLAEGHAFYHSFGRVLDGTPCTPGTQGLCVAGRCLSAGCDGLLGSGTLEDRCGLCGGANDSCLFVQRVFRDAGDCPIPPHGLHLRSMVDRGPFNEFGSWEPRLLLIGQCVPVHPTTAHPCTCHRVPENLAALHPKLPPASGAFAGYWNVTLIPEGARHIRVTQRSHNHLALVTRDGHYVLNGDGVLSLPGTYEAAGTRVVYTRSAGPEETLQATGPTSQELLLQVLLREPNPGVHFEFWLPRERYGSFQAQVHALGWPLRQPQPREVEPQPAETTVVPEAIPARVASLAPDPCGPCPDSRGRAHRLLHYCGSDFVFQARVLGRHRLAQETRYEVRVLLIYKNRSPLRSREYVWAPGHCPCPPLAPHREYLLATRRHVSPDGTQDRLLLPQAGYARLWSPAEDSRVRLAARRCPV from the exons ATGCTCACCCAGGACTGCCCCCCAGGGGCCATACCATTCCGAGACCTGCAGTGTTCTCTCTACAATGGCCACCCCGTCCTGGGCACCCAGAAAACCTATCAATGGGTGCCCTTCCACGGGG CGCCCAATCTGTGTGACCTCAACTGCCTGGCTGAAGGCCACGCCTTCTACCACAGCTTTGGCCGCGTGCTGGATGGCACCCCCTGCACCCCGGGGACCCAGGGTCTCTGCGTGGCAGGCCGCTGTCTG AGCGCAGGCTGTGACGGACTACTGGGCTCCGGCACCCTCGAGGACCGCTGCGGCCTCTGTGGTGGTGCTAACGACTCTTGCCTGTTCGTGCAGCGCGTGTTCCGCGACGCCGGTGACTGCCCCATCCCGCCTCACGGCCTGCACTTGAGGAGCATGGTGGACAGGGGTCCCTTTAACGAGTTTGGCTCCTGGGAGCCAAGACTCTTGCTGATTGGACAG TGCGTCCCAGTGCATCCCACCACAGCGCACCCCTGTACATGCCACCGCGTCCCAGAAAATCTTGCCGCGCTACACCCCAAACTCCCGCCTGCCTCAGGTGCCTTCGCCGGCTACTGGAACGTGACTTTGATCCCCGAGGGCGCCAGGCACATCCGCGTAACACAGCGCAGCCACAACCACCTGG CGCTGGTGACCCGCGACGGGCACTACGTGCTCAACGGTGATGGTGTGCTCAGCCTGCCTGGCACCTATGAGGCCGCGGGCACCCGCGTGGTTTACACCCGCAGTGCGGGTCCGGAGGAGACTCTGCAGGCTACCGGGCCCACCTCCCAGGAGCTGTTGTTGCAG GTGCTGCTGCGGGAGCCCAACCCGGGCGTGCACTTCGAGTTCTGGCTGCCCCGAGAGCGCTATGGCTCCTTCCAGGCTCAGGTGCACGCTCTGGGCTGGCCCCTGCGACAGCCTCAGCCTCGGGAGGTGGAGCCGCAGCCTGCAGAGACCACTGTGGTCCCCGAGGCCATCCCTGCCCGTGTTGCATCCCTGGCACCAG ACCCCTGCGGGCCATGCCCTGACAGCCGTGGTCGCGCACACCGGCTTCTTCACTACTGTGGCAGCGACTTTG TGTTCCAGGCCCGTGTGCTGGGCCGCCACCGCCTGGCCCAGGAGACCCGCTACGAGGTGCGGGTCCTGCTCATCTACAAAAACCGCTCGCCTCTGCGATCTCGAGAGTATGTGTGGGCACCAGGCCACTGCCCATGCCCACCACTGGCCCCACATCGAGAATACCTGTTGGCTACCAGGCGACACGTCAGCCCTGATGGCACACAGGACCGGCTACTGCTGCCTCAGGCTGGCTATGCTCGGCTTTGGAGTCCTGCGGAGGACAGCCGAGTTCGACTAGCTGCCCGGCGTTGTCCAGTGTAA
- the Adamtsl5 gene encoding ADAMTS-like protein 5 isoform X10, which translates to MAVHSDSADHCLLGTQCSLRPRLFPPLLFLLWILLSCDLRGAAQGPGEWTLWGSWSRCSSSCGRGVSVRRRHCVRLPEEELCWGDSHEYRVCQLPFYPSTFMLTQDCPPGAIPFRDLQCSLYNGHPVLGTQKTYQWVPFHGAPNLCDLNCLAEGHAFYHSFGRVLDGTPCTPGTQGLCVAGRCLSAGCDGLLGSGTLEDRCGLCGGANDSCLFVQRVFRDAGDCPIPPHGLHLRSMVDRGPFNEFGSWEPRLLLIGQCVPVHPTTAHPCTCHRVPENLAALHPKLPPASGAFAGYWNVTLIPEGARHIRVTQRSHNHLALVTRDGHYVLNGDGVLSLPGTYEAAGTRVVYTRSAGPEETLQATGPTSQELLLQVLLREPNPGVHFEFWLPRERYGSFQAQVHALGWPLRQPQPREVEPQPAETTVVPEAIPARVASLAPDPCGPCPDSRGRAHRLLHYCGSDFVFQARVLGRHRLAQETRYEVRVLLIYKNRSPLRSREYVWAPGHCPCPPLAPHREYLLATRRHVSPDGTQDRLLLPQAGYARLWSPAEDSRVRLAARRCPV; encoded by the exons ATGGCAGTTCACTCCGATTCTGCTGATCACTGCCTCTTGGGAACCCAGTGCTCCCTCAGACCCCGCCTCTTCCCGCCTCTTCTGTTCTTGCTGTGGATTCTCCTGAGCTGTGATTTGAGGGGTGCTGCTCAG GGTCCGGGAGAGTGGACGCTCTGGGGGTCTTGGAGCCGGTGTTCCAGCTCGTGTGGTCGGGGCGTCTCAGTGCGCAGACGCCACTGCGTCCG ACTTCCTGAGGAGGAACTTTGCTGGGGGGACAGTCATGAATACCGGGTGTGCCAGCTGCCG TTTTACCCATCCACCTTTATGCTCACCCAGGACTGCCCCCCAGGGGCCATACCATTCCGAGACCTGCAGTGTTCTCTCTACAATGGCCACCCCGTCCTGGGCACCCAGAAAACCTATCAATGGGTGCCCTTCCACGGGG CGCCCAATCTGTGTGACCTCAACTGCCTGGCTGAAGGCCACGCCTTCTACCACAGCTTTGGCCGCGTGCTGGATGGCACCCCCTGCACCCCGGGGACCCAGGGTCTCTGCGTGGCAGGCCGCTGTCTG AGCGCAGGCTGTGACGGACTACTGGGCTCCGGCACCCTCGAGGACCGCTGCGGCCTCTGTGGTGGTGCTAACGACTCTTGCCTGTTCGTGCAGCGCGTGTTCCGCGACGCCGGTGACTGCCCCATCCCGCCTCACGGCCTGCACTTGAGGAGCATGGTGGACAGGGGTCCCTTTAACGAGTTTGGCTCCTGGGAGCCAAGACTCTTGCTGATTGGACAG TGCGTCCCAGTGCATCCCACCACAGCGCACCCCTGTACATGCCACCGCGTCCCAGAAAATCTTGCCGCGCTACACCCCAAACTCCCGCCTGCCTCAGGTGCCTTCGCCGGCTACTGGAACGTGACTTTGATCCCCGAGGGCGCCAGGCACATCCGCGTAACACAGCGCAGCCACAACCACCTGG CGCTGGTGACCCGCGACGGGCACTACGTGCTCAACGGTGATGGTGTGCTCAGCCTGCCTGGCACCTATGAGGCCGCGGGCACCCGCGTGGTTTACACCCGCAGTGCGGGTCCGGAGGAGACTCTGCAGGCTACCGGGCCCACCTCCCAGGAGCTGTTGTTGCAG GTGCTGCTGCGGGAGCCCAACCCGGGCGTGCACTTCGAGTTCTGGCTGCCCCGAGAGCGCTATGGCTCCTTCCAGGCTCAGGTGCACGCTCTGGGCTGGCCCCTGCGACAGCCTCAGCCTCGGGAGGTGGAGCCGCAGCCTGCAGAGACCACTGTGGTCCCCGAGGCCATCCCTGCCCGTGTTGCATCCCTGGCACCAG ACCCCTGCGGGCCATGCCCTGACAGCCGTGGTCGCGCACACCGGCTTCTTCACTACTGTGGCAGCGACTTTG TGTTCCAGGCCCGTGTGCTGGGCCGCCACCGCCTGGCCCAGGAGACCCGCTACGAGGTGCGGGTCCTGCTCATCTACAAAAACCGCTCGCCTCTGCGATCTCGAGAGTATGTGTGGGCACCAGGCCACTGCCCATGCCCACCACTGGCCCCACATCGAGAATACCTGTTGGCTACCAGGCGACACGTCAGCCCTGATGGCACACAGGACCGGCTACTGCTGCCTCAGGCTGGCTATGCTCGGCTTTGGAGTCCTGCGGAGGACAGCCGAGTTCGACTAGCTGCCCGGCGTTGTCCAGTGTAA
- the Adamtsl5 gene encoding ADAMTS-like protein 5 isoform 3 precursor (isoform 3 precursor is encoded by transcript variant 5) produces the protein MAVHSDSADHCLLGTQCSLRPRLFPPLLFLLWILLSCDLRGAAQGPGEWTLWGSWSRCSSSCGRGVSVRRRHCVRLPEEELCWGDSHEYRVCQLPDCPPGAIPFRDLQCSLYNGHPVLGTQKTYQWVPFHGAPNLCDLNCLAEGHAFYHSFGRVLDGTPCTPGTQGLCVAGRCLSAGCDGLLGSGTLEDRCGLCGGANDSCLFVQRVFRDAGAFAGYWNVTLIPEGARHIRVTQRSHNHLALVTRDGHYVLNGDGVLSLPGTYEAAGTRVVYTRSAGPEETLQATGPTSQELLLQTPAGHALTAVVAHTGFFTTVAATLCSRPVCWAATAWPRRPATRCGSCSSTKTARLCDLESMCGHQATAHAHHWPHIENTCWLPGDTSALMAHRTGYCCLRLAMLGFGVLRRTAEFD, from the exons ATGGCAGTTCACTCCGATTCTGCTGATCACTGCCTCTTGGGAACCCAGTGCTCCCTCAGACCCCGCCTCTTCCCGCCTCTTCTGTTCTTGCTGTGGATTCTCCTGAGCTGTGATTTGAGGGGTGCTGCTCAG GGTCCGGGAGAGTGGACGCTCTGGGGGTCTTGGAGCCGGTGTTCCAGCTCGTGTGGTCGGGGCGTCTCAGTGCGCAGACGCCACTGCGTCCG ACTTCCTGAGGAGGAACTTTGCTGGGGGGACAGTCATGAATACCGGGTGTGCCAGCTGCCG GACTGCCCCCCAGGGGCCATACCATTCCGAGACCTGCAGTGTTCTCTCTACAATGGCCACCCCGTCCTGGGCACCCAGAAAACCTATCAATGGGTGCCCTTCCACGGGG CGCCCAATCTGTGTGACCTCAACTGCCTGGCTGAAGGCCACGCCTTCTACCACAGCTTTGGCCGCGTGCTGGATGGCACCCCCTGCACCCCGGGGACCCAGGGTCTCTGCGTGGCAGGCCGCTGTCTG AGCGCAGGCTGTGACGGACTACTGGGCTCCGGCACCCTCGAGGACCGCTGCGGCCTCTGTGGTGGTGCTAACGACTCTTGCCTGTTCGTGCAGCGCGTGTTCCGCGACGCCG GTGCCTTCGCCGGCTACTGGAACGTGACTTTGATCCCCGAGGGCGCCAGGCACATCCGCGTAACACAGCGCAGCCACAACCACCTGG CGCTGGTGACCCGCGACGGGCACTACGTGCTCAACGGTGATGGTGTGCTCAGCCTGCCTGGCACCTATGAGGCCGCGGGCACCCGCGTGGTTTACACCCGCAGTGCGGGTCCGGAGGAGACTCTGCAGGCTACCGGGCCCACCTCCCAGGAGCTGTTGTTGCAG ACCCCTGCGGGCCATGCCCTGACAGCCGTGGTCGCGCACACCGGCTTCTTCACTACTGTGGCAGCGACTTTG TGTTCCAGGCCCGTGTGCTGGGCCGCCACCGCCTGGCCCAGGAGACCCGCTACGAGGTGCGGGTCCTGCTCATCTACAAAAACCGCTCGCCTCTGCGATCTCGAGAGTATGTGTGGGCACCAGGCCACTGCCCATGCCCACCACTGGCCCCACATCGAGAATACCTGTTGGCTACCAGGCGACACGTCAGCCCTGATGGCACACAGGACCGGCTACTGCTGCCTCAGGCTGGCTATGCTCGGCTTTGGAGTCCTGCGGAGGACAGCCGAGTTCGACTAG